One window from the genome of Musa acuminata AAA Group cultivar baxijiao chromosome BXJ1-4, Cavendish_Baxijiao_AAA, whole genome shotgun sequence encodes:
- the LOC135641274 gene encoding VQ motif-containing protein 4-like, giving the protein MENHHLHLQDREIQSAHPNSPHSTTSGSCISNNNGATAAAATAGLAPPPPPLTPKPLSRSTDSNPYPTTFIQADTSSFKQVVQMLTGSAETTAKHVASAAAPAKNPLSPPPVAKSATAPKKPAFKLYERRGSLKNLKMIGPLIPTLLGSNPSSPVGNGKPFSPSRNQMPEILSPSVLDFPSLALSPVTPLIPDPFNRPPHPNPAAGMSAEDRAIAEKGFYLHPSPRTTPRDAQPPRLLPLFPVTSPKMSSASAAAGSST; this is encoded by the coding sequence ATGGAGAACCATCACCTGCATCTCCAAGACAGAGAAATCCAGTCCGCGCATCCCAACTCCCCCCACTCCACCACCAGTGGCAGCTGCATCAGCAACAACAAcggagcaacagcagcagcagctactGCTGGTTTAGCTCCTCCGCCACCACCTCTAACTCCGAAACCCCTCTCAAGATCCACCGATTCCAATCCGTACCCCACCACCTTCATCCAGGCTGATACCTCCTCCTTCAAGCAAGTGGTCCAGATGCTGACCGGCTCCGCCGAGACTACCGCGAAGCACGTAGCGTCGGCCGCAGCGCCTGCCAAGAACCCACTTTCGCCGCCGCCAGTCGCCAAGTCCGCCACCGCCCCAAAGAAGCCGGCTTTCAAGCTCTACGAGCGCCGCGGCAGCCTCAAGAATCTCAAGATGATCGGCCCTCTGATACCGACCTTGCTGGGCTCCAACCCCAGCTCCCCCGTGGGCAACGGCAAGCCGTTCTCGCCGTCCCGAAACCAGATGCCAGAGATCTTGTCCCCCAGCGTGTTGGACTTCCCTTCGCTGGCTCTTAGCCCCGTCACACCGCTGATCCCCGACCCCTTCAACCGACCACCGCACCCGAATCCAGCTGCGGGGATGTCAGCCGAGGACCGGGCCATCGCCGAGAAGGGGTTCTACCTGCACCCGTCACCGAGGACCACGCCAAGAGATGCGCAGCCACCGCGACTGTTGCCTCTATTTCCCGTCACCTCGCCGAAAATGTCATCCGCTTCAGCCGCTGCTGGTTCTTCTACCTGA